One Coleofasciculus sp. FACHB-T130 genomic region harbors:
- a CDS encoding urease accessory protein UreF — MTNEQLPIPHSPVNLLCLMQLVSPALPVGAYSYSEGLETLVDAGVIENLQHLGHWLKQELGYGAIRLEAAVMIRGYRGAIAGDLEALNYWNVWLSAAKETQELQAQSWQMGRSLIRLLLELQPQVRSMVDAIGSPCNYAIAFGIATAHWQIDAASALLGYLHSWATNLIAAGVKLIPLGQTAGQQLLLELQPTLIQAAKEILGLEDDALSSCGWGLALASIAHETQYTRLFRS; from the coding sequence ATGACCAACGAGCAATTACCGATTCCCCATTCTCCAGTTAACCTGCTGTGTCTTATGCAACTGGTGAGTCCCGCGTTGCCGGTAGGTGCTTATAGCTATTCCGAAGGGCTGGAAACCCTCGTCGATGCTGGTGTAATTGAGAACCTGCAACATCTGGGACACTGGCTCAAACAGGAACTGGGTTATGGGGCAATTCGGTTGGAAGCAGCGGTGATGATTCGGGGATATCGGGGGGCAATTGCCGGGGATTTAGAGGCTTTAAATTACTGGAATGTCTGGTTATCTGCTGCTAAGGAAACACAGGAGTTGCAAGCACAAAGTTGGCAGATGGGGCGATCGCTAATCCGATTGCTTTTGGAATTACAGCCGCAGGTTCGGTCAATGGTGGATGCAATTGGGAGTCCTTGTAATTATGCGATCGCTTTCGGCATTGCCACCGCCCATTGGCAAATCGACGCTGCATCTGCCCTCTTGGGCTACTTACACAGCTGGGCAACCAATTTGATCGCAGCCGGGGTCAAATTAATTCCCCTCGGACAAACGGCTGGGCAACAGCTACTTCTAGAACTACAACCTACCCTGATTCAGGCTGCCAAGGAAATTTTAGGGTTAGAAGATGACGCCCTGAGTAGTTGCGGTTGGGGATTAGCATTGGCGAGTATAGCTCACGAAACGCAGTACACGCGCTTATTTCGGAGTTAA
- the ureG gene encoding urease accessory protein UreG, translating to MNAFRVGVAGPVGSGKTALVEALCKAMRQKYQIAVVTNDIYTQEDAQFLVRSHALESDRILGVETGGCPHTAIREDASMNIAAIEQMEQQFPDLDLVFLESGGDNLAATFSPELVDLTIYVIDVAAGDKIPRKGGPGITKSDLLAINKIDLAPQVGADLGVMERDARRMRGEKPFIFTNLKTQQGLTAVVDFIRLNLGEISKTAS from the coding sequence ATGAATGCTTTTCGGGTTGGAGTAGCTGGCCCAGTGGGTTCGGGAAAAACTGCCTTGGTTGAAGCCTTATGTAAGGCGATGCGGCAAAAATATCAAATTGCTGTAGTCACGAATGATATTTATACCCAGGAAGATGCCCAGTTTTTAGTGCGGAGTCACGCCTTGGAGAGCGATCGCATCCTGGGTGTCGAAACTGGCGGCTGTCCCCATACCGCCATCCGCGAAGACGCTTCCATGAACATCGCCGCCATTGAACAGATGGAACAGCAATTTCCCGATTTAGACTTAGTGTTTTTAGAAAGTGGCGGCGATAACTTAGCGGCTACCTTCAGCCCAGAACTTGTAGACTTGACAATTTATGTCATTGATGTTGCAGCCGGTGACAAAATTCCGCGCAAAGGTGGTCCCGGAATTACTAAATCCGATCTTTTAGCAATCAACAAAATTGATCTTGCTCCTCAAGTCGGAGCAGATTTAGGGGTCATGGAACGCGATGCGCGGAGGATGCGTGGAGAAAAACCCTTTATCTTTACGAATTTGAAGACTCAGCAAGGATTAACCGCTGTGGTGGACTTTATCCGCCTAAATCTGGGCGAAATTTCAAAAACAGCAAGCTGA
- the urtA gene encoding urea ABC transporter substrate-binding protein: MARRLGRRKFLLYGSATLGTSILLKACSSTPPSSTSETASPTAASPSPSATTVAAAGGGNTIKVGILHSRSGTMAISENSVVDAELLAIEEINKAGGVLGKQIQAIEEDGQSDWPTFAEKARKLIDQDKVVTVFGCWTSASRKAVLPVFEEKGHMLWYPVQYEGQECSKNIFYTGAAPNQQIEPAVDWLLQNKGKKFFLVGSDYVFPRTANTIIKEQLKAKGGETVGEDYLPLGNTEVTPIITKIKAALPDGGVIFNTLNGDSNVAFFKQMQGAGLGPDKYPVMSVSIAEEEVKAIGTEYLKGQYAAWNYFQTVDTPANKKFVEAFKAKYGPDRVTNDPMEAAYIAVYLWKQAVEKAKTADDLEAVRKAAVGQKFEAPEGTVTMESNHHISKFVRLGEVADDGLFKIVYETKSAVKPVPWNQFVAATKGLGCDWSDSKKGGQYKI; this comes from the coding sequence ATGGCAAGGCGATTAGGGCGACGTAAATTTCTTCTATACGGTTCTGCTACTCTGGGAACCAGTATTCTTCTCAAAGCTTGTAGCAGCACTCCCCCCTCTTCCACCTCTGAGACTGCCAGCCCAACAGCAGCGTCTCCCTCTCCCAGTGCGACAACCGTTGCGGCTGCCGGTGGAGGCAACACCATCAAAGTGGGGATTCTGCACTCTCGCAGCGGCACGATGGCGATTAGCGAAAACAGCGTTGTAGATGCCGAACTGTTGGCAATTGAGGAGATTAATAAAGCCGGTGGCGTCCTCGGCAAGCAAATTCAAGCAATTGAAGAAGATGGTCAATCCGACTGGCCTACTTTTGCAGAGAAGGCGAGAAAGCTAATCGATCAGGATAAAGTTGTCACCGTTTTCGGCTGTTGGACTTCCGCCAGCCGCAAAGCAGTGCTGCCAGTATTTGAAGAAAAAGGTCATATGCTCTGGTATCCTGTGCAATACGAGGGTCAAGAGTGCTCCAAAAATATTTTCTATACGGGTGCTGCTCCCAACCAACAAATCGAGCCAGCAGTCGATTGGCTCTTGCAGAATAAGGGCAAAAAATTCTTCCTAGTTGGCTCTGATTACGTTTTTCCGCGTACCGCGAATACGATTATTAAAGAGCAGTTAAAGGCAAAAGGCGGCGAAACCGTCGGTGAAGATTATTTACCCCTAGGCAATACAGAAGTTACGCCCATCATCACTAAAATTAAAGCAGCTCTGCCTGATGGCGGCGTCATTTTTAATACCCTAAATGGGGATAGTAATGTGGCTTTCTTCAAGCAGATGCAAGGTGCAGGGTTGGGACCAGATAAATATCCCGTAATGTCTGTCAGTATTGCCGAAGAAGAAGTCAAAGCAATTGGCACAGAATATCTCAAAGGCCAATATGCCGCATGGAATTACTTCCAAACGGTAGATACCCCGGCGAATAAAAAATTTGTCGAAGCTTTTAAGGCAAAATACGGTCCAGATCGGGTAACAAATGACCCGATGGAAGCAGCTTACATTGCTGTTTATCTGTGGAAACAAGCTGTCGAGAAAGCAAAAACCGCTGACGATTTAGAGGCAGTGCGAAAGGCTGCGGTTGGTCAGAAGTTTGAGGCTCCAGAAGGCACTGTAACGATGGAAAGTAACCATCACATTTCTAAGTTTGTACGGCTAGGTGAAGTCGCAGATGATGGTCTCTTTAAGATTGTCTATGAGACGAAATCAGCAGTGAAGCCAGTTCCTTGGAACCAATTCGTTGCTGCAACTAAGGGTTTGGGATGCGACTGGTCAGATTCCAAAAAAGGTGGTCAGTACAAAATATAA
- the urtB gene encoding urea ABC transporter permease subunit UrtB — protein MIAGLLDGIFNGISIGAVLLISALGLAIVFGLMGVINLAHGELMMLGAYTTFVVQNGFKILGKPWSETYIVFALILAFLVTAGVGLVLERGVIRYLYGRPLETLLATWGVSLILQQFARSVSWVLVIGIGIFCLLFFGAFWILSRRPDFERIRNWVIAIMLPISLGVASATSAVLGQTYKLAVTKPWFGAQNVDVTAPNWLRGGLRLGTLQMPYTRLFIIALTIVCVAGIYVFLQRSPWGLRIRSVMQNRSMSACLGIPTAKVDAITFALGSGLAGIAGCAISLLGSVGPNTGQNYIVDTFMVVVVGGVGKLVGSIVAAMGIGTINYLISSKVLVPMVAPIKPLVDFFEFFGTTSMAKVMVFALIIAFLQVRPGGIFPQKGRSVDA, from the coding sequence GTGATAGCAGGATTGCTGGATGGGATTTTTAATGGAATTAGCATCGGCGCGGTTTTGTTAATTTCAGCGCTGGGACTAGCCATTGTCTTTGGACTCATGGGTGTCATTAACTTAGCTCACGGTGAGTTGATGATGCTAGGAGCCTACACAACGTTTGTTGTACAAAATGGCTTCAAAATATTGGGTAAGCCTTGGTCTGAAACCTATATTGTTTTTGCCCTAATTTTGGCTTTCCTGGTGACAGCAGGTGTGGGATTAGTTCTGGAACGGGGAGTGATTCGTTATCTTTACGGACGCCCGCTAGAAACACTGCTCGCAACTTGGGGCGTTAGTCTGATTTTGCAGCAATTCGCTCGCAGTGTTAGCTGGGTGTTAGTCATTGGCATTGGGATATTTTGCCTTTTGTTTTTTGGCGCTTTTTGGATTCTGTCCCGCCGCCCAGATTTTGAGCGTATTCGTAACTGGGTAATTGCAATAATGTTGCCGATATCTCTAGGCGTTGCGAGTGCCACAAGTGCAGTTTTGGGACAAACTTATAAACTGGCTGTCACCAAGCCTTGGTTTGGCGCTCAAAATGTAGACGTGACGGCACCCAACTGGTTACGAGGAGGATTGCGGTTGGGTACGTTGCAGATGCCTTATACGCGGCTATTTATTATTGCGCTAACCATTGTTTGTGTAGCCGGAATTTATGTATTTTTGCAACGGTCTCCGTGGGGATTAAGAATTCGCTCAGTCATGCAGAATCGCAGTATGAGTGCCTGTTTAGGAATTCCGACTGCTAAAGTTGATGCCATTACATTTGCTTTGGGTTCTGGATTGGCTGGAATTGCCGGTTGTGCGATTAGTTTGCTGGGTTCAGTGGGACCCAATACAGGCCAGAACTACATCGTCGATACATTTATGGTGGTTGTTGTCGGTGGCGTCGGTAAGCTGGTGGGCAGTATTGTGGCAGCGATGGGAATTGGCACGATTAACTACTTAATCAGTTCTAAAGTCTTAGTGCCGATGGTGGCACCGATAAAGCCTTTAGTGGATTTCTTTGAGTTTTTCGGCACAACCAGTATGGCGAAGGTGATGGTATTCGCCTTAATTATTGCGTTCCTTCAAGTGCGTCCAGGAGGGATTTTTCCACAGAAGGGACGTAGCGTTGATGCTTAA
- the urtC gene encoding urea ABC transporter permease subunit UrtC, with protein MKQQRRRAVLMEVGITIAIALLLIFVMPAVLTGFRLNLLARFLALAIAALGIDLIWGYTGMLSLGHGVFFALGGYALAMHLQLAPLKNGLPEFMSLFGITDLPWFWKPFYSFSFAAAAVVIIPAVLAAILGYLVFRNRIRGVYFSILTQAATIVFFNFFNGQQGFFNGTNGLTNFKTLLGATVSNSQTQFVFYALTVLFLAGAYALCRWLTSDRFGRVLVAIRDDESRMRFSGYNPTGFKVVVFAISAALAGIGGALFTLQSGLISPKAMDIAFSIEMVIWVAVGGRASLIGAIFGALLVNFAKSLLSEQFPGIWVFFQGALFLIVVTVLPDGVVGWLRYQGFQHLLTLLGRKQVATYPSLEEDPEVQHERENIRN; from the coding sequence ATGAAGCAGCAACGTAGACGAGCGGTGCTGATGGAAGTGGGGATAACGATTGCGATCGCTTTGCTGCTCATTTTCGTAATGCCAGCAGTTCTCACAGGCTTTCGTCTCAACTTGCTAGCGCGATTCTTGGCATTAGCGATCGCTGCCCTCGGCATTGATTTAATTTGGGGCTATACGGGTATGCTCAGTTTGGGGCATGGTGTATTTTTTGCGCTCGGTGGCTATGCCTTGGCAATGCACTTGCAATTAGCTCCTCTCAAGAACGGTTTACCAGAATTTATGAGCCTCTTCGGCATTACAGACCTACCTTGGTTCTGGAAGCCGTTTTATTCGTTTAGTTTTGCCGCCGCAGCCGTTGTGATAATTCCGGCTGTATTAGCCGCAATATTGGGTTATTTAGTATTTCGCAACCGGATTCGGGGCGTTTACTTCTCAATTTTGACCCAAGCAGCGACGATTGTATTTTTTAATTTCTTTAACGGGCAGCAGGGCTTCTTTAATGGCACCAATGGTTTAACAAACTTCAAAACATTATTAGGGGCAACAGTCAGTAATAGTCAGACACAATTTGTTTTCTACGCCCTAACAGTCTTATTTTTGGCAGGTGCTTATGCTTTGTGCCGGTGGCTGACTAGCGATCGCTTTGGACGAGTTCTGGTTGCGATTCGGGATGATGAGAGCCGGATGCGCTTCTCTGGCTATAATCCCACGGGATTTAAAGTCGTAGTGTTTGCGATTTCCGCTGCTTTGGCTGGAATTGGGGGTGCTTTATTCACCCTTCAATCTGGTTTAATTTCACCGAAAGCAATGGATATTGCCTTTTCTATTGAAATGGTAATTTGGGTAGCCGTGGGAGGTCGTGCCAGCTTAATCGGAGCCATATTTGGAGCGCTATTAGTCAACTTTGCCAAAAGTCTTTTGAGCGAACAATTTCCGGGCATTTGGGTATTTTTCCAGGGAGCATTATTCCTAATTGTGGTAACAGTTCTTCCCGATGGTGTAGTCGGCTGGCTGCGCTATCAGGGTTTCCAGCACCTGCTGACACTTCTAGGACGGAAGCAGGTAGCAACCTATCCCAGCCTTGAAGAAGATCCAGAGGTACAGCATGAACGCGAAAATATTAGAAACTGA
- the urtD gene encoding urea ABC transporter ATP-binding protein UrtD yields the protein MNAKILETENLTVNFDGFKALNHLNFSMDVGELRVVIGPNGAGKTTFLDVITGKVQPTEGRVLFKGRNVKALSEHQIARLGIGRKFQTPRIYLNLTPRENLELSCNRNKNVLATLFGRPATGERSKVMSLLETIGLSAKADIRAGLLSHGEKQRLEIGMLVAQSPDLLLVDEPVAGLTDEETDNIGELLIALAHSHSILVIEHDMEFVRQIARKVTVLHEGSVLCEGTIEEVQNDPRVIEVYLGEQLDPQGEPLKEIEE from the coding sequence ATGAACGCGAAAATATTAGAAACTGAAAATTTAACGGTTAATTTTGATGGTTTTAAAGCACTGAACCATCTGAATTTCAGCATGGATGTCGGAGAATTACGGGTCGTAATTGGTCCAAACGGTGCCGGGAAAACAACCTTTTTGGATGTCATTACTGGCAAAGTACAACCAACTGAGGGACGGGTATTATTTAAGGGGAGAAACGTGAAAGCACTCTCCGAACATCAAATCGCCCGATTGGGAATTGGGCGAAAGTTCCAAACCCCCCGCATTTACCTCAACCTGACGCCCCGCGAAAACCTAGAACTTAGCTGCAATCGTAATAAAAATGTCTTAGCAACACTGTTTGGGCGTCCTGCTACTGGCGAACGTAGTAAAGTAATGAGTTTGCTCGAAACGATTGGTTTAAGTGCAAAAGCAGATATCCGCGCTGGTTTACTTTCTCACGGGGAGAAACAACGCTTAGAAATTGGAATGTTAGTTGCTCAGTCGCCCGATTTATTGTTGGTGGATGAACCCGTTGCAGGGCTAACTGATGAAGAAACTGACAATATTGGGGAACTACTGATCGCTTTAGCTCACAGTCATTCTATTTTGGTCATTGAACATGACATGGAATTTGTGCGCCAAATTGCTCGTAAAGTAACTGTGTTGCATGAAGGCTCGGTGTTGTGTGAAGGCACGATTGAGGAAGTACAAAATGACCCTCGCGTTATAGAAGTTTATTTAGGAGAGCAGTTAGATCCTCAGGGAGAACCGCTTAAAGAAATTGAGGAGTAA
- the urtE gene encoding urea ABC transporter ATP-binding subunit UrtE, whose protein sequence is MLKISNLNVYYGESHILRNVDLSVPLGQMVCLIGRNGVGKTTLLKTIMGLLKPRSGTITFADEIIIDKSPDRRARLGIGYVPQGREIISRLTVKENLLLGLEARREGRNGKEEIPEEIFSLFPVLKTMLSRMGGDLSGGQQQQLAIARALMGKPRLLVLDEPTEGIQPSIILEIEAAVRRIIESTGISVLLVEQHLHFVRQADRYYAMQKGGIVASGSTSELSQDVIQRFLAV, encoded by the coding sequence ATGCTAAAAATTTCTAATTTAAATGTCTATTACGGTGAAAGCCATATCCTCCGCAATGTAGATTTGAGCGTCCCCTTAGGGCAAATGGTGTGTCTAATTGGACGTAATGGTGTTGGCAAAACCACTCTACTCAAAACAATTATGGGGCTACTTAAACCCCGTAGCGGCACGATTACTTTTGCTGATGAGATAATAATAGACAAATCTCCAGATCGACGGGCGCGGCTAGGAATTGGTTATGTTCCTCAAGGACGGGAAATTATCTCGCGATTGACAGTGAAAGAAAATTTGTTGCTGGGTTTGGAGGCGCGACGGGAGGGTAGAAATGGTAAGGAAGAAATCCCAGAAGAAATCTTTTCCCTCTTTCCCGTTTTAAAAACGATGCTGTCTCGGATGGGTGGCGATTTAAGTGGAGGACAACAACAGCAACTCGCGATCGCTCGCGCTTTGATGGGGAAGCCGCGGTTACTTGTACTGGATGAACCCACAGAAGGTATTCAACCCTCGATTATTTTAGAAATAGAAGCAGCAGTGCGCCGCATTATTGAATCTACCGGCATTTCTGTTTTATTGGTCGAGCAACACTTGCATTTTGTCCGACAAGCAGATCGGTACTACGCGATGCAAAAAGGCGGTATCGTCGCGTCTGGCTCGACTAGCGAACTCAGTCAGGATGTAATTCAACGGTTTCTGGCTGTCTGA
- a CDS encoding ATP-binding protein — MFKRLQQLQPKLLIFTFGASLLPVMFLSAVAWRFVQQPLIDLEKTRLDDQVLAFRGYTAATEKGLQNLSSSYAIWTDLYNAIGKRDEAWIKKEVSEQLVLSTDVDHVKVVDRRGEILGERGDALRIPNVAERITDAIATNKPTTMLIDSGLPQILLFSTAPVYNSDGTGKSPGTLILGQNLDETWLRNFLNFSQPTTKLQVISLDGKSIISSNTKSSIEPWEQVNLKSQVLRKIQKGKTVYRIEPKSGLNTIYAPITSRNQPIAIAKIQIVSKYFNQASINLNRVIWLGLGLATLLSIAIAHLLAKQIGNPIIQLSERSKTLAAGDLTTPIPGIGAGGEIGQLAHAYQEMAQALKALIGNLEQRVAKRTEELEQARQTLEERVQQRTEELSQKNQQLQQAHDQLQQLNTELTTNAQQLSQALRNLGRAQAQLIQTEKMSSLGQLVAGIAHEINNPINFIYGNLPHISDYTKNLLNLVQRYQKSYPDAEIQQYIEDIDLDFLTGDLPKIITSMRAGSDRIRQIILLLRNFSRLDEAERKRVNIHEGIDSSLLIVQHRLQSGGDWKAEGNPEIQVVKQYGVLPPVECYPAQLNQVFMNIFSNAIDALETFKEQPEKRIYIKTEFSAAKQIIIKIKDNGSGIATAIKSKIFDPFFTTKPVGKGIGLGLTVCYQILEHHQGRIAIISEPGQGTEVIIELPIKLNNPIGNP; from the coding sequence ATGTTCAAGCGGCTGCAACAGCTTCAACCCAAGCTGCTAATTTTTACCTTTGGGGCATCTTTGCTACCCGTGATGTTCCTGAGTGCTGTAGCGTGGCGGTTTGTGCAGCAGCCGCTCATCGACTTAGAAAAGACTCGGCTCGACGATCAAGTTTTAGCCTTTCGGGGATACACTGCGGCTACTGAGAAAGGATTGCAAAATTTATCCTCTAGCTATGCAATCTGGACAGATTTATACAACGCAATTGGGAAGCGAGATGAGGCTTGGATAAAAAAGGAAGTCTCCGAGCAACTTGTTCTTTCTACCGATGTCGATCATGTGAAAGTGGTGGATCGTAGGGGAGAGATTTTGGGAGAGCGGGGTGACGCTTTGCGAATTCCGAATGTAGCTGAGCGGATAACAGATGCGATCGCTACCAACAAGCCAACGACGATGTTGATTGATAGCGGCTTGCCTCAGATATTGCTCTTTTCAACAGCGCCTGTTTACAACAGCGATGGTACGGGGAAGTCACCCGGAACTTTGATTTTAGGGCAAAATTTAGATGAAACTTGGTTGCGTAACTTTCTTAATTTCTCTCAACCTACCACTAAACTGCAAGTTATTTCTCTAGATGGCAAATCAATCATTTCTAGCAATACCAAATCCAGCATTGAGCCTTGGGAACAAGTAAATTTAAAGTCGCAGGTGTTACGCAAGATTCAAAAAGGTAAAACAGTTTATCGGATCGAACCAAAATCTGGTTTGAATACGATATATGCTCCGATTACTTCCCGCAATCAGCCTATTGCCATTGCCAAAATTCAAATTGTCTCAAAGTATTTTAATCAAGCTTCCATCAACCTAAACCGTGTGATTTGGCTAGGACTGGGATTGGCTACCTTGTTATCGATTGCGATCGCACATTTGCTAGCCAAACAAATCGGCAACCCGATTATCCAGCTCTCTGAACGCAGTAAAACCTTAGCCGCAGGCGATTTGACTACCCCCATTCCCGGTATCGGCGCGGGTGGTGAAATCGGTCAACTTGCTCATGCTTATCAAGAAATGGCTCAGGCGCTAAAAGCCCTCATCGGAAACCTAGAGCAACGAGTTGCAAAGCGTACTGAGGAACTAGAACAGGCGCGTCAGACTCTTGAAGAACGGGTGCAACAGCGTACTGAAGAGCTTTCGCAAAAAAACCAGCAATTACAGCAAGCCCACGACCAACTACAGCAACTGAATACTGAATTAACTACCAACGCTCAACAGCTAAGTCAAGCATTACGCAATTTGGGAAGGGCGCAGGCGCAACTCATTCAAACTGAAAAAATGTCTAGTTTGGGTCAACTTGTTGCTGGCATTGCCCACGAAATTAACAATCCGATTAATTTTATTTATGGTAATCTTCCCCATATCAGTGACTACACAAAAAATCTACTGAACCTCGTACAACGCTATCAAAAAAGTTATCCTGATGCTGAAATACAGCAATATATTGAGGACATCGATCTCGATTTTTTGACGGGCGATCTGCCTAAAATTATTACTTCAATGAGGGCTGGCAGCGATCGCATTCGTCAAATTATTCTATTACTGCGAAACTTTTCCCGACTCGATGAAGCTGAAAGGAAGCGCGTCAACATTCATGAAGGAATTGATAGCAGTTTGCTAATTGTGCAGCATCGCTTGCAATCAGGCGGAGACTGGAAGGCGGAGGGAAATCCAGAGATTCAGGTAGTTAAGCAGTACGGCGTTCTGCCACCCGTTGAATGCTATCCGGCGCAGCTTAACCAGGTATTTATGAATATTTTCAGCAATGCAATTGATGCTCTGGAAACTTTCAAAGAGCAACCCGAAAAACGGATTTACATTAAAACTGAATTTAGTGCAGCTAAGCAAATAATTATCAAAATTAAAGATAACGGTTCCGGGATTGCAACAGCGATTAAATCAAAAATATTTGACCCTTTTTTTACAACCAAGCCTGTCGGAAAAGGCATAGGTTTAGGACTAACTGTATGTTATCAAATATTAGAACATCATCAAGGACGTATTGCTATTATCTCCGAACCGGGGCAGGGAACAGAAGTTATCATTGAATTACCCATTAAGTTAAACAATCCAATTGGTAATCCCTAA
- a CDS encoding urease accessory protein UreD encodes MKDLDPAVANPSSSGWHGILNLEFSKTQSKTQVISDRVKAPLKVQRPFYPEGSEICHSVILHTAGGVVGGDRLSLNFHLQPNAQALITTAAAGKVYRSNGLPASQTIEIEVNAGATLEWLPQETIIFDGAMYRQDLRVELAPEASWLGWEITRFGRSARGERFLHGEWRSHTEIWQQGRPLWIDRQWLPGGTEILDSPHGLAGQSVVASLVWIGQAVSPEIVEKARNLGNHSPFFKKGTGGNIHQAGITRLPSGLLCRYRGSSTSQVRNWFIDIWNLLRLHFLERPACPPRVWQI; translated from the coding sequence ATGAAAGACCTCGATCCGGCAGTAGCAAATCCCTCATCCTCTGGATGGCACGGCATTCTTAACTTGGAGTTTTCTAAAACCCAAAGCAAAACCCAGGTGATTAGCGATCGCGTAAAAGCACCGCTGAAGGTACAGCGCCCATTTTATCCAGAAGGGTCGGAGATTTGTCATAGTGTAATTTTGCATACAGCGGGGGGTGTTGTGGGGGGCGATCGCTTATCGCTTAATTTCCACCTCCAACCCAACGCCCAAGCCTTAATCACTACCGCTGCCGCCGGTAAGGTTTATCGCAGTAATGGATTGCCAGCGAGTCAAACGATTGAAATCGAGGTGAACGCGGGTGCTACTTTGGAGTGGCTACCGCAGGAAACAATTATTTTTGACGGTGCGATGTATCGACAAGACTTGCGGGTAGAATTAGCTCCAGAAGCAAGTTGGCTGGGTTGGGAAATTACACGCTTTGGACGCAGTGCCAGAGGGGAGAGATTCTTACACGGAGAGTGGCGATCGCATACCGAAATCTGGCAGCAAGGACGCCCTCTGTGGATTGACAGGCAATGGCTACCTGGCGGGACAGAAATCCTCGACAGTCCTCACGGTTTAGCTGGGCAATCCGTTGTAGCGAGTTTAGTCTGGATTGGGCAAGCGGTGTCACCGGAGATTGTGGAAAAAGCACGAAATCTAGGGAATCATTCACCCTTTTTCAAGAAAGGAACAGGGGGGAATATTCACCAAGCAGGCATTACTCGTCTTCCTTCTGGGCTATTGTGTCGCTATCGCGGTTCTTCTACTTCCCAGGTGCGAAACTGGTTTATAGATATTTGGAATTTGCTGCGATTGCACTTTTTAGAACGCCCTGCTTGTCCACCGAGAGTATGGCAAATTTGA
- the ureA gene encoding urease subunit gamma: MQLTPQEKDKLLIFTAALLAERRKERGLKLNYPEAIAYISAGILEGARDGRTVADLMSYGTTLLSREEVMEGVPEMVHEVQVEATFPDGTKLVTVHNPIR, encoded by the coding sequence ATGCAACTGACGCCACAGGAAAAAGATAAGCTATTAATTTTTACGGCGGCACTGTTAGCGGAACGCCGTAAGGAAAGAGGTTTAAAGCTGAATTACCCAGAAGCGATCGCTTATATTTCCGCTGGTATTTTGGAAGGCGCTAGAGATGGACGTACTGTTGCCGATTTAATGAGTTATGGGACAACGCTACTGTCACGGGAAGAAGTGATGGAAGGTGTGCCAGAGATGGTGCATGAAGTCCAGGTAGAAGCGACATTTCCCGATGGGACAAAATTGGTTACAGTTCACAACCCAATTCGTTAG
- a CDS encoding DJ-1/PfpI family protein: MKVAFIVYTGMTALDFIGVYDPVTRLKTMDFMPDLEWDICAPSQEVSDNAGLRFTPNKVGESLQSYDMIIMPGGIGTRKLVNDLELITWLKTSAPCKFKVSVCTGSLLLGAAGFLEGKTATTHPNAFHDLQKYCKSVVDKRVVDEGDVITARGVTSAIDLGLYLCEKFAGYEIKEKIRKQMDYQT; encoded by the coding sequence ATGAAGGTTGCATTTATCGTTTACACCGGAATGACCGCCTTAGATTTTATCGGAGTTTACGATCCAGTTACTCGTCTCAAGACAATGGATTTTATGCCCGATTTGGAATGGGATATTTGCGCCCCTTCTCAAGAAGTAAGCGATAACGCTGGACTTCGTTTTACTCCGAACAAAGTAGGCGAATCTCTTCAATCCTATGACATGATTATCATGCCGGGTGGAATTGGCACCAGAAAATTAGTTAACGACCTTGAGTTAATAACATGGCTGAAAACCTCAGCACCTTGCAAGTTCAAAGTTTCTGTGTGTACAGGTTCTTTACTACTCGGTGCAGCGGGATTTTTAGAAGGAAAGACAGCAACAACCCATCCCAATGCTTTCCACGACCTTCAAAAATATTGTAAGTCGGTCGTAGACAAAAGAGTGGTTGATGAAGGTGACGTAATTACCGCCAGAGGCGTTACTTCGGCAATTGATTTGGGTTTATATCTTTGTGAAAAGTTCGCCGGATACGAGATTAAAGAGAAAATCCGTAAACAAATGGATTATCAAACATAA
- a CDS encoding urease subunit beta, which produces MIPGEMLVQAGEIELNAGRPSIKLQVANTGDRPIQVGSHFHFYEVNESLDFDREQAKGMRLNIPAGTAVRFEPGDEKEVELVPFVGSHQVYGFNGKINGSL; this is translated from the coding sequence ATGATTCCTGGAGAAATGCTTGTACAAGCAGGGGAAATAGAACTGAATGCCGGTCGCCCTAGTATAAAACTGCAAGTAGCCAATACAGGCGATCGCCCGATTCAAGTTGGTTCTCATTTTCACTTCTATGAGGTGAACGAATCTTTAGATTTCGATAGAGAACAAGCAAAGGGAATGCGCCTGAACATTCCAGCAGGTACAGCCGTGCGCTTTGAACCTGGAGATGAAAAAGAAGTGGAATTAGTACCATTTGTTGGTAGCCATCAAGTATATGGCTTTAATGGCAAAATAAATGGTTCGCTATAG